One genomic window of Bactrocera dorsalis isolate Fly_Bdor chromosome 4, ASM2337382v1, whole genome shotgun sequence includes the following:
- the LOC105222786 gene encoding uncharacterized protein LOC105222786, translating to MKYYVLVIAAVAYLAYVHGDACVQCNSATDPKCATDPENYLAKTCAVNTSICYTRVLNGNTIRGCASELDNATAVACHNELQCLICSFAEGCNRLVFPQSRSQCLQCTGNSTSDCATNVYARPTVCPTYKLGDKCYVRNDGKNKTNSFQRGCLSSAQANKLCVDETNCFTCEGVGCNFISANSTQIPVARDGAAFISSSILVIGVALAMLRWA from the exons ATGCCTGCGTACAGTGTAACTCTGCTACCGATCCGAAATGTGCAACAGATCCCGAAAATTATCTGGCCAAAACTTGCGCTGTGAACACATCCATTTGCTATACGCGAGTACTCA ACGGTAACACGATACGTGGCTGCGCTTCTGAGTTGGACAACGCCACGGCGGTTGCTTGCCACAATGAGTTGCAGTGTTTGATTTGCTCTTTTGCCGAAGGTTGCAATCGTCTCGTTTTCCCGCAAAGTCGCTCGCAGTGTCTGCAATGCACGGGCAATTCGACTAGCGACTGTGCTACCAATGTCTATGCCAGACCCACCGTATGCCCGACTTACAAATTGGGCGATAAATGCTACGTTAGAAACGACG GCAAGAACAAAACAAATTCCTTCCAACGCGGTTGTCTCTCCTCCGCTCAAGCTAACAAACTCTGCGTGGATGAGACGAACTGCTTCACCTGCGAAGGTGTCGGCTGTAACTTCATTTCCGCCAATAGCACCCAAATCCCTGTTGCCCGTGATGGCGCCGCTTTCATTAGCTCTTCCATTCTTGTAATTGGCGTTGCTTTGGCCATGTTGCGTTGGGCTTAA